The genomic interval ACCGCGTAGCGCCCCACGTCGTGGACCAGGCAGGCCAGGATCATCTGCTCGTCGCCGCCGGCCCCCGCGGCCAGCTCCGCGCACTGCAGCGCGTGCGCGAGCTCGGTCACCCGCTCCTTGCCATACTGTCGCGGCGCGGACCTGGTCATCGCCTCGATCAGCCGGTCGGCCATGGTGCTCATCGCGTGGAGTATACTCGGGCTCGGCGGTTCACATTTCTCTCAGGAAAAGGCATGTCGATCACGGTCAAGCCGATTCCGGACGGCCCCCTCATGGTGAAGGGCGAGTGCGAGGTCCTGGATGCCCAGGGCAATTCCCTCCCGGCCAAGACCGGCGACACTTTCCTCTGCCGCTGCGGTGCCTCGGGCAACAAGCCCTTCTGCGACGGCGGCCACAAGAGGATCGGCTTCAAGAGCGAGCGGGAAGGCGCCCCCTCCGGCGTGACCCGGCTCACGCGCTGCGATTCTTGAAGAACGAGTTCTTGAGAGCGATCTTGCCCTTGTCGAAGGTGAAGATATCGCAGCCGTTGACCTCGACCTTCTTGCCATCGGCCGTGGTGCCCGTGAAGAGCCACTCCGAGAGGCCGCGATGGCCGGCCACGAAGTGGCGCGCGTTGCCGAAATTCGCGTCGGGGAACATCTTGAACACCCGGGCGAACGCCTCGCGGACATTGTCGCGTCCCGCGTAGCGGGTGCCGCAGGCTTCCTTGCCTGCGGTGGTCTCGAAGACGCAGTCTTCGGACATGAAGGTCATGATGAAGTCGACGTCGTGACGGTTCCAGCCGTCGAAGAACGCTTCCAGGTCCTTGGTCACCATCGTCT from Candidatus Methylomirabilota bacterium carries:
- a CDS encoding CDGSH iron-sulfur domain-containing protein is translated as MSITVKPIPDGPLMVKGECEVLDAQGNSLPAKTGDTFLCRCGASGNKPFCDGGHKRIGFKSEREGAPSGVTRLTRCDS
- a CDS encoding nuclear transport factor 2 family protein, which gives rise to MVTKDLEAFFDGWNRHDVDFIMTFMSEDCVFETTAGKEACGTRYAGRDNVREAFARVFKMFPDANFGNARHFVAGHRGLSEWLFTGTTADGKKVEVNGCDIFTFDKGKIALKNSFFKNRSA